One window of the Fibrobacter sp. UWP2 genome contains the following:
- a CDS encoding aminotransferase class V-fold PLP-dependent enzyme has product MAYFDNAATTFPKPECVYDFMNTFYRECGGNAGRGNHKFSMGAGKVVSESRSRLQQLLHCENKKIVFTPSATVALNMILQGILNGGTSQRKNVYISPFEHNAVTRVLHHYEEIGIINIAMLDIDDNLHYDFARIKKNFDKAAPSLMVVSHASNVIGLVSPVEELCSIAKKYGAVTVIDMAQTAGLVNLNVGLETIDFAVFAGHKTLYGPTGIGGFAMKSDFDLNPVLFGGTGFESANQDMPRDIPQRYEMGTLNIVGIAGLYASTGWILDEGINCLWEHEQLKRKELLKILRSYDFVKIIGDNENNQYVGIVSCVIDGLPSDTASSIFAEQNIAVRSGLQCAPLAHKTLVTFPSGTIRFSCSTFTSDDDFSELVKTLDWINGNL; this is encoded by the coding sequence ATGGCTTATTTCGACAATGCTGCAACGACTTTCCCGAAGCCAGAATGTGTTTATGATTTCATGAATACATTCTATAGGGAATGTGGCGGAAATGCTGGCCGCGGAAATCATAAATTTTCTATGGGTGCCGGCAAGGTTGTTTCTGAATCAAGAAGTCGTCTTCAGCAGTTGTTGCATTGCGAAAACAAAAAAATTGTATTTACGCCGTCGGCAACGGTAGCGTTAAATATGATTTTACAAGGCATTTTGAATGGGGGAACATCACAAAGAAAAAATGTTTATATATCTCCGTTTGAGCACAATGCAGTGACAAGAGTTCTTCATCATTATGAAGAAATTGGAATAATCAACATTGCAATGCTTGATATTGATGATAATCTCCATTATGATTTTGCGAGAATAAAGAAGAACTTTGATAAAGCTGCCCCTTCTTTGATGGTGGTGAGCCATGCGAGCAATGTTATTGGTTTGGTTTCTCCAGTAGAAGAGTTGTGTTCGATAGCTAAAAAGTATGGCGCGGTTACCGTCATTGATATGGCGCAGACTGCTGGGCTTGTAAATTTAAATGTTGGTCTGGAAACAATTGATTTTGCTGTATTCGCCGGGCACAAAACACTTTATGGACCAACAGGAATTGGTGGCTTTGCAATGAAATCGGATTTTGATTTAAATCCCGTTTTGTTTGGTGGAACCGGTTTTGAAAGCGCTAATCAGGATATGCCCAGAGATATTCCTCAACGTTATGAGATGGGGACGCTCAATATTGTTGGTATCGCCGGACTCTATGCATCTACGGGTTGGATTCTAGATGAGGGAATAAATTGTTTGTGGGAACATGAGCAATTAAAAAGAAAAGAATTGTTGAAAATCCTTCGTTCTTATGATTTTGTAAAGATTATCGGCGACAACGAAAATAATCAATATGTTGGAATAGTCTCTTGCGTAATTGATGGATTGCCGAGCGATACAGCTTCCAGCATTTTTGCGGAACAAAATATTGCCGTTCGCAGTGGTTTACAGTGTGCTCCTTTGGCTCATAAAACTCTTGTAACATTCCCTTCGGGAACGATAAGATTTAGTTGTAGCACGTTTACGAGTGATGATGATTTTAGTGAACTTGTAAAGACTTTAGACTGGATAAATGGGAATTTGTAG
- a CDS encoding DEAD/DEAH box helicase family protein has product MSLLNIQIESEYRNLHGNIIRSFYNPLLSEAVAYDRSVGFFSSTALSCFSVGLCNFLKNEGKIRLVATPYLSDEDVKAMRDGYKVRDKIIENALIRNLFEPANGKEFDRLNMLANLIAECRMDIKIAITKAGMYHEKLGIIEDSDGNFVAFSGSSNESENAFLNNYESTDVFCSWKEFEKDRALKKKRSFERIWNGTDDALEVLDFPKLKDEIIRRYKKAVPKFDMDDDISYEPPKIGGMNLGERTANYSPLVEKNVPKMPKWFEENIYDYQKEAIENWTKCDFCGIFDMATGTGKTLTGLGALVKCAEKNDNILAVFIVVPYQHLVEQWVGDVEKFNIKPIVAYSTSPQSNWKDRLKKAVRDQRIRCKEKGFFCCVTTNATFKSSFMQEQIDNVCKNILLIVDEAHNIGTSNSQRFLDSRFRCRLALSATLDRHKDVEGTAFLYNYFGKVCISYTLEKAIAEGKLTPYKYKPILVYFTDDELSEYKQISSEILLHITNKNGKVELDSYGEYLAIKRSRIVAGANNKLDAFRKEIEVYKEKQNILVYCGATTTNSDEGSCKYDDYEFRAEERQIVAITKILGNEMNMKVARFTSEEDIVQRQMICQKFKEGDLQAIVAIKCLDEGVNIPSIKTAFILASTTNPKEYIQRRGRVLRKCAGKSYAEIYDFVTLPRNLQQVSNFSKEELKADFSLVKNELRRIKEFSRLSDNEIDSLDLITCIQDAYHITDKDLND; this is encoded by the coding sequence ATGAGTTTGCTGAATATACAAATTGAATCGGAATATAGGAATCTGCACGGAAATATAATCCGTAGCTTTTACAATCCTCTTTTAAGCGAAGCTGTTGCATACGATCGTTCCGTTGGTTTTTTCTCGTCAACCGCATTGTCCTGCTTCTCTGTTGGATTGTGCAATTTTTTAAAAAACGAAGGCAAAATAAGATTAGTGGCAACTCCGTATCTCTCGGATGAAGATGTTAAAGCAATGAGAGACGGATACAAAGTTAGAGATAAAATCATTGAAAATGCTTTGATAAGGAATTTATTTGAACCGGCAAATGGTAAAGAATTTGATCGCTTAAATATGCTAGCAAATCTTATTGCTGAATGCCGTATGGATATAAAAATTGCAATTACAAAAGCTGGCATGTATCATGAAAAGCTAGGAATAATCGAAGATTCTGATGGAAATTTTGTAGCATTTTCTGGATCTTCAAATGAATCGGAAAACGCATTTTTAAACAATTATGAGTCGACGGATGTTTTCTGTTCATGGAAGGAATTTGAAAAAGACAGGGCTCTGAAGAAAAAGAGATCCTTTGAGAGAATTTGGAATGGAACCGATGACGCTCTTGAAGTTCTTGATTTTCCGAAATTGAAGGATGAGATTATACGTCGATACAAAAAAGCTGTACCGAAGTTTGACATGGATGATGACATTTCGTATGAACCTCCTAAAATAGGCGGAATGAATCTTGGCGAAAGGACGGCGAACTATTCACCGTTGGTAGAAAAGAATGTGCCAAAGATGCCTAAATGGTTTGAAGAGAATATTTACGATTATCAGAAAGAAGCAATAGAAAATTGGACGAAGTGTGATTTTTGTGGAATTTTTGATATGGCCACAGGTACGGGGAAGACATTGACTGGATTAGGCGCATTAGTAAAATGTGCTGAAAAAAACGATAATATACTAGCAGTTTTCATTGTTGTGCCCTATCAGCATTTAGTCGAACAGTGGGTTGGAGATGTCGAAAAATTTAATATAAAGCCTATTGTCGCCTATTCTACATCGCCTCAAAGTAATTGGAAAGATCGCTTAAAAAAGGCTGTTCGCGATCAGAGGATTAGATGTAAAGAGAAAGGTTTTTTCTGCTGTGTTACAACAAATGCAACTTTCAAAAGTTCATTTATGCAGGAACAAATAGATAATGTTTGCAAAAACATTCTTTTGATTGTTGATGAAGCTCATAATATTGGTACATCAAACTCCCAACGTTTTTTAGATTCCAGGTTTAGATGCCGTTTGGCGCTTTCTGCAACTTTAGATCGTCATAAGGATGTTGAGGGGACGGCCTTTTTATATAATTATTTTGGGAAAGTGTGTATATCCTATACACTTGAGAAAGCTATTGCCGAAGGTAAACTTACTCCATATAAGTACAAGCCGATTCTAGTGTATTTTACAGATGATGAATTGTCCGAGTACAAACAAATATCAAGTGAGATTTTGCTGCATATTACAAATAAAAATGGAAAAGTTGAACTTGATTCATATGGGGAATATCTCGCAATAAAGAGGTCTCGGATTGTTGCGGGTGCTAATAATAAACTGGATGCTTTCCGAAAAGAGATCGAAGTATATAAAGAAAAACAAAATATTCTTGTTTATTGTGGCGCGACAACTACAAATTCAGATGAGGGCTCTTGTAAATATGATGATTATGAATTCCGTGCTGAAGAACGGCAAATTGTTGCTATAACAAAAATTCTTGGCAACGAAATGAATATGAAGGTTGCAAGATTTACATCGGAAGAAGATATTGTTCAACGTCAAATGATATGTCAAAAGTTTAAGGAAGGTGATTTGCAAGCTATTGTTGCTATAAAATGCCTTGATGAAGGCGTGAACATTCCTTCTATTAAAACAGCGTTTATTCTCGCTAGCACGACGAATCCCAAAGAATATATTCAGCGGCGCGGACGCGTGTTGAGAAAATGTGCAGGGAAGTCTTATGCGGAAATATATGATTTTGTCACACTACCGCGGAATCTTCAACAGGTTTCAAATTTTTCAAAAGAGGAACTGAAAGCAGATTTCTCTTTAGTAAAAAACGAACTCCGAAGAATAAAAGAATTTTCACGACTTTCAGATAACGAAATCGATAGTCTTGATTTGATTACTTGTATACAAGATGCGTATCACATAACGGACAAAGATTTAAATGATTAA
- a CDS encoding AAA family ATPase: MLLESIKLHNFRQYKETSLDFAQDIQGKNVTIIIGENGSGKTTFLQSFFWCLYGITYFKDPVVLNKDVAANMTPSFPEDVFVELKLQHGNNKFRIKRIQQFEKDNSNNIRPKKSLFEIEKKDESGNTSYVDATKREHTINNILRKELARYFFFDGERIETMGKEISGYKKTEEFAEAVEGLLGLKGMQKALEHLSGGTKNSVIGKYNQRYDVNSDSEVKKLTDEINDCNDKIEAYTDSMNEKDAAIRKAEELRDQKAEELKEYESSKALQERKEQLQKVIKRSLATKADAQKEICRAFNNQASSFFTLKLIKDAYDILVKLKISGSDIPSITDKTIQYLIDHGECLCGRHLPPESVELEYIKKWFDVLPPKSIGNMVNDFKMTARNRIGSLNDFIDVRDGKLARISECDEEILNAEDEIQSTIDSKLNGIDVEEIVRTISSTIAECERCISRDNQEIRELSEKIGAEKAKKESAELRLKEHALKSKTNRKIEIYKAYAMRINQLLSDKYAKSEKEVRSRLVDNMNEIFSKINNGDLSVRINEKYQIDVKMPQS, from the coding sequence ATGTTATTAGAATCTATAAAACTTCATAATTTTAGACAATATAAAGAGACCTCGCTTGATTTCGCTCAAGATATCCAAGGGAAAAATGTTACCATAATTATTGGTGAAAATGGAAGTGGCAAAACAACTTTCTTACAAAGTTTTTTTTGGTGTTTGTATGGTATAACTTATTTTAAAGATCCTGTGGTATTGAATAAGGATGTCGCCGCCAATATGACGCCTTCCTTTCCGGAGGATGTTTTTGTTGAATTAAAATTACAACATGGAAATAATAAATTTAGAATAAAAAGAATTCAGCAGTTTGAAAAAGATAATTCAAATAATATTAGACCTAAAAAATCACTTTTTGAAATAGAAAAAAAAGACGAATCTGGAAATACGTCGTATGTAGATGCGACAAAACGGGAACATACAATAAATAATATTTTGCGTAAGGAATTGGCTCGATATTTCTTTTTTGATGGTGAACGTATTGAGACAATGGGAAAAGAAATTTCTGGATATAAAAAGACAGAGGAATTTGCAGAGGCGGTAGAAGGTCTGCTTGGTCTGAAAGGGATGCAAAAGGCCCTGGAACATTTAAGTGGGGGAACCAAAAATTCTGTTATTGGCAAATATAATCAGCGCTATGATGTAAATAGTGACTCTGAAGTGAAAAAATTGACAGATGAAATTAATGACTGCAATGATAAAATTGAAGCTTATACTGATTCTATGAATGAAAAAGATGCTGCAATTCGAAAAGCAGAGGAATTAAGGGATCAGAAAGCTGAGGAATTAAAAGAATACGAATCAAGTAAGGCGTTGCAAGAGAGAAAAGAACAATTACAGAAGGTTATAAAACGATCTCTAGCAACAAAAGCAGATGCTCAAAAAGAGATATGCCGTGCTTTTAATAATCAAGCGAGTTCGTTTTTTACATTAAAATTAATAAAAGATGCGTATGATATTTTAGTGAAATTAAAAATTTCAGGAAGCGATATCCCGAGTATTACGGACAAGACAATACAGTACTTGATTGATCATGGAGAGTGCCTCTGTGGTAGACATTTGCCTCCCGAATCAGTTGAATTAGAATATATAAAGAAATGGTTTGATGTTCTCCCGCCAAAATCAATTGGCAATATGGTAAATGATTTTAAAATGACTGCTAGAAATAGAATCGGATCGTTAAATGATTTTATTGATGTCCGGGATGGAAAACTTGCTAGAATAAGTGAATGTGATGAAGAAATATTGAATGCAGAAGATGAAATACAATCGACTATCGATTCAAAGTTAAATGGAATAGATGTTGAGGAAATTGTAAGGACGATATCATCTACTATAGCGGAGTGTGAAAGATGCATAAGTAGGGATAATCAGGAGATTCGCGAATTGTCTGAAAAAATTGGAGCAGAAAAAGCGAAAAAAGAGAGTGCGGAACTTCGTTTAAAAGAACATGCGTTGAAAAGTAAAACAAATCGTAAAATTGAAATATATAAAGCATATGCAATGCGCATAAATCAACTATTATCAGACAAATATGCTAAAAGCGAAAAAGAAGTTCGTTCTAGGCTTGTTGACAATATGAATGAAATTTTTTCA